A window of Macrotis lagotis isolate mMagLag1 chromosome 1, bilby.v1.9.chrom.fasta, whole genome shotgun sequence genomic DNA:
CCACAGCATGAAAGAAGAAGGTTAGACTATAAGAAGGACATTTGGGACAAAAGTAATTTGGATCACTTTCTGAAAATATAGAATCATTATTGATCGagattggaagggacctcagaggcaaccctctcattttatcaatgagaaagCTGAAGCTACTTCTATCCCCTCTCTGATCATGTTTCCACTCATCTCAGGGTAAACAGTGCTGCATCCCCTCCAGTCTCTGTTCAGTCTGGTTGTCCTCTGGAAGAATATGTTTGATGACAACAGGGAGGTTGGCCCAGTGACTGCTTCTCTGGGGCTTGACCTTGTCTCGCATCAGCGAGGCTGGAATCGAAGCTGATAGATGGGAGGCAGTTTACCAACTCCACTCTCCCTAGGAGTGAGGTCAATGTCAGCAGGAGACATAGAGGAGCTCAGTGAGAAGTTCTGAAGGATGGTggtgaagaagaggaaaagcTCCATTCGGGCAATGCCCTCACCCAGGCAGACTCGCTTCCCTAAGGGTTAAGAGAGGAGGGTCACAGACTTCATTGCCAAAGGGACCCCCACATTCCAAGTGTCATGGCAGCCATTGCCAAGAGGACCCCACCTCCCAAGTGACATGGAGATCATTACCAAGGGGATCCCATTCCCAAGTCTCATAGAGTCCATTGTCAAAGGAACCCCACATTCCAAGTGTCATGGAGGCCATTGCCAAGgggacttcatttctcaaatgtcaCAGAGGCCAATGCCAAGGGGAACATCTTAGAAGTATACAAATTACTCCCTTCTTGACCTCCAGGTAAGAGCAGTAGCCTAATGTTTTCTCCCAATCCCCACAGGATCAGAGGGtaaaagctagaaggaacctcaactgcctgagacccagggagatgAAGTGATTTAGCATCACAGTTTTCCATATGGAAAGGGACCATAGAGATCATTTGATTCAAGTCTGTCATTTACACATGAAGAATTTGAGACTAAGAGAAAGGAAATGTCTTGTCCAGGGTTATTTTGGGGGACAGAGGGAGCCAGAGATTCCAATGCAAGGGGACAAAATTTGATCTCATGGATACACTAAGACTTGGAGAGATGAAATGGATGACCAAAAATGTGATATTAAAAGGGTGgatatatcatattccaaagtaACAGAAGAGGCAGCAGAGAGGCATTACATATTAAGAAGATCAATTCATGTGAGAATATTCAGGAAATAAAGTGGAAAAGCAGGGTGGCATTTAGGTGAAGATCAACAGAGAGATATTGTTTCCTCTGCAAAATTCTGCCTTTGGCTACCTGAATAAAGGTTTGGTTTAATTGTTCTCCTTCACACTTAAAGAGTATTAAAAAGACATCACTGTTTTGAGGTCAAGAtacagtatgtctgactgtgactgagaAGACCAATAAGCATTTGGAAGGCTCTACCCTTTATAGGTCAGGCCAgaacagtccatgtgaacatttggagtagaGATGTCTGACATTGCACAccatttttgggggggtgggggagttactgcaattctgcttttttatagTATATAtgatacaatattatatatatataattatctattagattttatataaatataaaaagaggcacAGTTTGTATGGCAAGGAATCTACTGACCCCAGGGTTCCAGTTTATCCAACATCCCCCAAGTTTCCCAATGGCCACTCACCTTCCAGAGAAGTCTGAAATAAAAGACTATAGCCAGAGAAAACCCAGGGCTGGTTGTCTTTAAGTGGCCCTTGAGGGCAGGGTGCCCCAGGGAGAGTTTCTATGGGCCTTGGGGATAATACCTACctgaagaaaagggaataaaggCCTCGTTCTTCTTCAGAGATCCCTGAGCATCCAAGAAATGGTTGGGGTCAAAGGCAGTGGGTTTGTCGAAGTGCTTGGGATCATTCAGGACTGTGCTCAGAAGAGGGTAGACCTCAGTGTCCTGCCACGAGAGGGGAGTGTCACCAAAAGCAGATAAAAAGATCCACTAAACCTTTCCCAACACCCAAGGCCAAACCATCAGGACCCTCCAGAGCCAGGGCATAACCTGGGCAAGCAAAGCCATACCAAGACAAGGCAGATATACCTTGACCTAGAGCCAAGGACACATGAGGGTTGAGATTTGCAGAGATGCTTGGCCAAGCCACAAGTAACAGTAGGTACCAGAATAAGCCCAAGGCACAGCAGAGTTTGGGCCCTTGGAGAATGAGGCAGGGTCAAGAAGACTCCCCATCaatttccactgatccacaaagGCTGGAGTCTGGGATTATGAAGTCACAAGCATAGAGTTTATCTAATccaatagatgaggaaactgaggcatggagagaCAGGATCTGTGCCCCAATCCTGTACTAGCTAACCTTCTAGTAGTCTTTGTTTAAGACCTCAGTTCTGGCTCTGCCACTTTCAGTGACATGTggtttttatatgtgtatatagaagatattttatatatataattctaaatgTGTTTGTAagtctatatgtgtgtatatgtatgtgtgggtgtgtaagcatatatatatatatatatatgtctgtgtatgtatcatatgtctgtgtgtatgtgagcatagatgcatgtgtgtatgtatgtataatatatagcCATATGTATTCTGTACATAGTAGACCAATGCGAGAACCTCCTTTAAAATGATTAcattaagggacagctaggtggcgtagtggataaagcacgggtcttggagtcaggagtacctgagttcaaatccgacctcagacacttaataattacctagccgtgtggccttgggcaagccacttaaccccatttgcctttgaaaaaaaactaaaataaataacatgATTACATTTTTATTGTAATCTTTTCTCCAGACTTCAATTTCTTCCCTATAAAAGCCTTGGGAGAAAGCTCCAGGGCCCCCATCAGTATTGACATTCTAGCTTTTCTTCTTTATGAGTTCTTAGAATGTTGGTTTTCAACTTTCAATATTATAATTCTGGAAATCTTAAGAACTTAAGAATCCTCCACATCCTAGTATTCTCTTTCTTTGTTGGCAGTGTCTGTTCTAAGGTCCTCAGAGTCCCTAGAACTCTAATGTtctcttttccatgtttttcctgtcCTTCCAGGtttgacattctatgttccatTGGATCTGGCAGGTCTACTCAATTGGGGTTGAAGTCCTCTAATGATGAGTTCCATGGGATCCTGAGTTCCATTACATGAGTTAGGAgtgaaaagaagaaggaagaggaggaggaggaggaggaggagaaggaggaggaggaggaggaggagaaaaaagaaggaagaaggaggaagaaggaggaggaagaagaagaagaagaagaagaagaagaagaagaaaggaggaggaggcagaagaagaagggaggaagaagaacatcatcatcatcatcatcttgagAAGGTTCTCACCTTGGGAATGAGGTAGCCCCTGAAGATAGTGTCCTTGGTCACAGAATGGGGCACACTCATGGGCATGAGGTCACTGAATCTCTGGGTCTCATGAATGACAGCATCAGTGTAGGGCATTTTGGCTCGATCTTTGAGCTCTGGAGCACGGTCCCTCCCAATCACCTGGTCAATCTCTTCCTGAACTTTCTCTGAAGCAGAAGAAGGGAAATATAAACCCAATCCATAAGAAGGGACCCAGCAGGGAAACTGaaaaatatgtgtatttatatacatatttcacATAACTGATTGAATTTATCCATTTAGATGGAAACAGAATAACTGAGGAATTCTTGGGTAAtaactttctgtggggggagttTGAGCTCTTGAAAATTATCCATAGTACAGGACACTGTCAGGGAAAGTAGCCATATATCCCTCACCCCTTAAGGCATTTCTCAGAATCTTTTGCCAAAGACAGGAGCTTAGGAACTGAAACTGAAGAAAACTTCTCTCTAGCCtgttttcttgttgttaattAGGATAGGGTTCCTCCCTCCACCTGATGGCCATTTTCACATAAATCTTTGCTTGTCTCCAATCTCTGGGCAGAAGACTCATTCCCTGGAGCTGCCCCCATTTACCCACCTGCCACCCTGGGGTATTTGAGGAGAAAGAGGCAGCCATAGCGCAAGGTGGTACTGGTAGTCTCAGTGCCCGCAAAAAAGAGTGACAAGACAGTGAGGATGAGGTTTTTGTAGTGGAACTCAGTTTTAATGTCTCCTTTTTcctagggaagagaaggaggaaaacaaGTACAAAAACTATTTAGAGAAGGAGAAGATCACAATTTATCCTCAGAGtattccttccattttcctgAGTCTCCCTATCTCTTCACCTCTATGACTAAGACTCAGTCTCTCTGTGATTGATCCTTTCCAAATCTCTCCATCTtagtctctcctttttctctttttgtctccttctccttctgtctctctgtttgtattctcttcctcttctgctTCCACCTGTCTTTCTCACCCTCTACTTCTACCTCTTTTGGTTCTCTTTGCTgtaaatacatacaaacacacacacacacacacacacacacacacacacacacacagacaaaaacacacacacaaaatgtcaGTACTtggaatggagggaaaaaaggatGGCCCACCTTCTCCATCCGAAGCAGGTAGACATCAATGAAGTCTCGGGGGGCATTGGGATCCAGgctctttttatgtttctccaCATTATCAGCAATGAAGGCATTGATGGATATCAGGTTGTTTTTGGCACGCCAATGAGGACCAGGAAAGAATTTCAGGAAACCTGAAAAGAGCTCATACAGCTGattgaaagaagggaaaagagaattagATGAGCCCCCAGACTTCCATAGACCTCAGGATTCATCCAAACCTGAGCAACCCACACTCTGTTAAATACCTCTCCTCTGTATCCACCCTTACCTTTCCTCATTCCTACTCTTTCCTGTGTTCCCATCACCTATTTCCCTGTCTTCCTTTCCATGTCCTTCTGTCCCTGTGTCCCTGTACTCTTCTCCGTGTGCCTATGCTCTAATGTGTTCCAGTGCTCTCAAATTTTCTGCGTTTCTTCCTGTCTCcttgttcccttctctctctcccagtGTCACTCCCTTACTGTGGTCCCAAGTCCTACCTGACCCCAGGAAGAGCTGCTAAGGGCAAACGTGTCATTGAATTTGTTCAACAGGTCCTGAAACTTTTCATCATGATAGGAGAAACGTTCACCAAACACAATGGAGCAGATAATGTTGGCCGTTATAGAGTGGAAAAGGAAAGTAGGGTCCAACAGTTTTcctggggaaaggagaggaggaaattgTGGAGGAGTGGAGAGAAGAAGTTCAGGAGGTCATTGGGAAATTCCCTTGTGTCCATTGTCTCTGTTTCCTGTTTCTTCTTTATTCCATGCTTCTGCCTCTGTATAATTACTAGGCTTCTAAGATTGTACCAACAACCACCACCACTCCCCCCAACTCAGCATCAGGGAAAAGAAGCTCTTTTCCATCTCAGGGTCAAGCTTCCCTGATGGTCAGGTTCCACCTTGTTCCTTTTCTCAATTTCTGTCTTTGGGGCTATCTTTGCAGGGTGTCTCCCTAGACTTCTCCCTCTTCGTAGTGGTTTTTTCACTGTCTTCATCTCCATCTCTGTTTCAGCCTTTTTCTCACCCTGGGATTTCCGGAGCTCCTCAACCATGCACTGGGCCTCCTCTTGGATGCGTTCTTCAATGCTTCTTTTTCCCATCCCAAAATCCCGAAGTGTGGCCAAGGAGAATCTGCGCAAGGTCTTCCAGGTATTACCATTGGAAAAGGTAACCCCTGAAAGCAAAGGAGTATGGAATTTGTGATCGTGCCCTACTCACATCCTTCCTTCTTCATATCTTCATCCCACTCCAGTCTGTCTCCTCTGTCCACCCTGATCCCCCTCTTTTTATCATCCCCTACGTGTCTCTTTCTCTGATCCTCAGAGTCTAAATCCCTCATTCCTCAAACCTCACCACCATCTTGGCACAGTTCCCCAACCTCGGCCATAGCTTGGCCCACTCACCCTGCCCTTGGAACACTGAATCAACCATGGCAATGGGTCCTCGGCCACTGAACTCCTCAGACTTCTCCACCAGGGCTTCCTTCACAGCCTCAGGTCCACATAGTATTACCACAGGTCGGGAGCCCAGGTAAATGGTAAATACATCCCCGTACTTTTCCCGAAGCTATGGGAAAAGCCCCACCTCATTAGATCCCAGTTGGCACAATCCATTCTCCTCCATTATATGGAAGGGAATGTATTGAAATTAGGTGTATagggtcccttttagctctaaccTTCTAAGCTCTCTCTGTTCTAAAGTCCCTCATAGCTCTGACACTTCATGTCTTAAGATCTCTGGCAACTTTTAACATTCTGTGTTCCAGCATCTCATCCAACTCTGACATCTTATGATCCACATCCAAAGGGCCCTTCTAGCTCTGATTTTCTAGGCTTCTAAGAATCTAGAACCAACCCCCTAATCCCATTTCACTCTGATAATTCATCAGAGGCAGAGAAGTTCCTTTCCTTCCCCAGGGTCTAGAAGAGTGCTTTATTGGCATTAAGGTAAATTACTGATGATCTGGTCAGATTTCTTGGAGAAGTAACCCAAAGAGCAAGAGTAGCTTTCTCCCATCCATCCCAGGAAGAAACCTATCTTCTCTTAATAGTCGAAACTCCAAAGTTCCCATTCACTTTGACTTTACTTTTTTAGGAAGTGACAATGAAtttgagagagaggagagagagagagagagagtagagtcaatataataaaaatgacaattacacCTAAATTATTCTACTAATTCAGTGCCATTcccattaaattataattatttcattgaaccagaaaaaaataaaattcatttgaaagaataaaaagtgaaaaatatcaagggaattaatataAAAAGTTGTAAAAGAAGGAGTACTAGATCTTAAACTATTTTAAGgaggtaattatcaaaactatctagtactgacttaaaaaaataaaatattgaatcaatggaatagagtAGCATGCATAGAcactagtaaatgactatagtaacaTCATATTTGATAATTATAAAGATCTGAGCTTTgggtataagaactcactattttgaaggaaattgctgggaaaactggaagaaatgAGGTAAAGACTACTTTCTGACACCATTagccaagataaggtcaaaatggatatatgacctagatataaagggagatatcataaataaataagaagagcATGAAACATGTACTTATCAGATTTATGAATAAGAGAATAATTCATGAATAaacaatagatagagcattgtGGGATGTAAAATTAATCActttgattacattcaattaaaaatgtcatacaaataaaacaaatgtggccacgattagaagaaaagcagaatatTGAGGATGGGGGCAATTTATAATTAGTTTCTCAGATAAGggcctcatatctcaaatattgAGCCAAATTATAAGGATATGAGTCAGCCCCCAACTAaaagtcaaatgatatgaacaggctgtttttggaagaaattatcaaaattataagaagttctatgaaaaaaatgtcctgtcattattgattagaaaaatgccaattaaaacaactctgaaggaccATCTCACATCCAGGAGTTTGACTAAAATGAtaggagaaaataacaaatgatggaggtgatgtgaaaaaaaattgggataataattcACTTTGTAGGAGTCATTTTGGACAGAGATTTGGGAATTGtacccaaagagttataaaactatgtataccattgacccagcaataccattagtTCTGCTTCCCAAGATAatcagggaagaaagaaaagaatctatgtgttctaaaatgtttatagcagctgtCTTTCTGGTGACAAAGTATTTGAAATTGAGAGGATcaccatcaattagggaatagctaaacaagttgtggtacatgattgtAAGGGAATATCagtgtgctgtaagaaatgatgagcaaagtTGGTTTCAGGAAAACATGGTAAGACTTTCATGTAACAAGAGGatggaaatgagcagaaccaagagacccTTGTATATGGTGAcaacaatattgttcaaagagtAACTAAGCTATGAGTAATAGGATCATCCATATCAGCTGTGAAGACTTAGAAAGGAAAAAGCTATCTACcgccaaagaaagaactgaggatATATGGAAGTATGTTATAcgcatgtgtacatatataatgttGATCTTCTCAAATGTGggattgggagggagggaaataatttggaattcaaatttaacaaaataaataaatattaaataagtcaataaaacatttaaatggaAGAATAAAGAGACTGaaacctcccttccttctcttccctccctacccCTCCCTTCAAACCATCTTGGAGGAACAGAACTCAAGTGACCATGTCTGGTGGACAGTGAGGACAATGTAGAATCCAGATGTCATTGTGTTCATCCTCCCATGACCTCCACTCCCAGCCCTATGGAAGGTGCTTTTGGAGGTCTACTAAACAATATTTCtatcctttctcctccttccccagaagaaaactgaggtagactgTACTGGACATACCCTCTCCTCCAGCTTTAAAAAGCTCAGAGAAACCCAGATCCTGACTTCCCCTCCCTCTGAAAGATCATGATGCATTGATgcgtttttgttttgttttgtttttgtttcttaagAAACCATGGGACTCTCCTGCCctccaaataaaaatattctccaTATTGTCAATTCCAATACCCACATAGCACTCTGTATGATAGATCTCAAAGTGTTTATCCCTCACCAAGGaggaggtaaaaaaagaaaacagcagtGAATCGATTCTCTAACTACTCTACATCCCCTCATCCCTCCAGAAAGATCCCTATTCTTACCTCCCACTGCTGCtaaactccccccacccccccaccccccaccccgccACCACTTTACAATTATTCCTAGAGGAGAGCCAGGAGGGAAACTGAATTGAAAAGCATCCCACAAGGGCTGCGGAAGGCCCAGAAATCCCTCCCAGTGAACCATCTCGGAGCACTTATTCCAAGTCAAGGGGCTTAAGGAGGAAATTTCCctggaatgcaaggaaagcatcTAAAAGTTCCTCTCCCTGCTCCTTCCCACTGAGTGATCGCAAAGCGCTTATCTTGCATTTTGGAGAGctcttggggaaactgaggcagcagcaTCCCTGCCGCCCCCAAGTGCTCACAGGAACCCAGGAGCGCCCCCCCGCCCGGGTCTGCCGCCCTCACCGCCACAAAGGATTTCAGGAGGCCGTGACGATCCATCTGCAGCAAATTCCCCAGGAAAGGCAAAGGTCGCGGCCCTGGAGGGAGGCGGCCTCTCCGGGAAGCCGGGGGACCCCGAGTCAAGAGCAGCAGGAGCCCCA
This region includes:
- the LOC141509523 gene encoding cytochrome P450 2B4-like, translated to MDSGCLLLLAALLGLLLLLTRGPPASRRGRLPPGPRPLPFLGNLLQMDRHGLLKSFVALREKYGDVFTIYLGSRPVVILCGPEAVKEALVEKSEEFSGRGPIAMVDSVFQGQGVTFSNGNTWKTLRRFSLATLRDFGMGKRSIEERIQEEAQCMVEELRKSQGKLLDPTFLFHSITANIICSIVFGERFSYHDEKFQDLLNKFNDTFALSSSSWGQLYELFSGFLKFFPGPHWRAKNNLISINAFIADNVEKHKKSLDPNAPRDFIDVYLLRMEKEKGDIKTEFHYKNLILTVLSLFFAGTETTSTTLRYGCLFLLKYPRVAEKVQEEIDQVIGRDRAPELKDRAKMPYTDAVIHETQRFSDLMPMSVPHSVTKDTIFRGYLIPKDTEVYPLLSTVLNDPKHFDKPTAFDPNHFLDAQGSLKKNEAFIPFSSGKRVCLGEGIARMELFLFFTTILQNFSLSSSMSPADIDLTPRESGVGKLPPIYQLRFQPR